A genome region from Gossypium hirsutum isolate 1008001.06 chromosome A04, Gossypium_hirsutum_v2.1, whole genome shotgun sequence includes the following:
- the LOC121227860 gene encoding putative disease resistance protein At3g15700 yields MAEFVAAAAVENVTNQAMTYASPYLRYFFRYGQIVQDFTNQRNALKLRKGTVKDCVGEAKRQIEIIYDEVEDWLRRAEKELEETQNLEDEIDRVKCFKWCPKWGWRYCLSKKLAEKTPIISDLLQTSNFAQVGRRGSLKGIEFITSTDFRDFESSKSAFNQIMEAINAVNMIGLHGMPGVGKTTLAKEVGKHAREQKLFDKVVMFTMSQNPNIRTIQDKVAEMFGLNFRTNTEEGRAEELWSRLKVEKHILIIIDDLWDEFKLESIGIPFGDEHKGCKILLTTRQQQVCSKMRCQEEIQLGILSKDEAWVLFKDQAGLEDDCSILNEVAKEVAGECKGLPLAIVTVAKALKDRSLDEWRDANQRFKDSTHFYDEEVLGGVLEPLKLSYDYLKKDNNQMTVNHIQMCFLLCSLFPEDDEICTELLIMCGIGVGLFPNVYSIEDKRKKIVEALKKLQKSGFLLEADCAYMMRMHDVVRDFAHWLTSTGENRFMVKDKLKEWPDMVESFECYTAIALWNCSSNLKNFPDKVEFSKLKTLFLQGEQKADSLVVSSTFFEEMKALQVLYLRNVSFSLKGFNSLPNL; encoded by the coding sequence ATGGCCGAATTTGTTGCCGCTGCTGCTGTCGAAAATGTGACAAACCAGGCAATGACATACGCATCACCTTATCTCCGTTACTTTTTCCGTTATGGACAGATTGTTCAAGATTTCACGAATCAACGAAACGCACTTAAATTGAGGAAAGGTACAGTGAAAGATTGTGTCGGTGAGGCTAAAAGGCAAATTGAGATCATCTATGATGAAGTCGAGGACTGGCTTAGAAGGGCTGAGAAAGAACTGGAAGAAACCCAGAACTTGGAAGATGAAATAGATCGCGTCAAGTGTTTCAAATGGTGTCCTAAATGGGGCTGGCGATATTGCTTAAGTAAGAAACTGGCAGAGAAGACTCCTATTATCTCTGACCTTTTACAGACTTCTAACTTTGCACAGGTGGGCCGTCGTGGTTCTCTTAAAGGAATAGAGTTCATCACATCCACGGATTTCAGGGACTTTGAGTCTTCAAAATCTGCTTTCAACCAGATCATGGAGGCTATAAATGCTGTCAACATGATCGGACTGCACGGAATGCCAGGAGTTGGTAAGACAACTTTAGCCAAAGAAGTTGGGAAGCATGCTCGAGAACAAAAGCTCTTCGATAAAGTTGTGATGTTTACCATGTCCCAAAATCCAAACATCAGAACAATTCAAGATAAAGTGGCAGAGATGTTTGGTTTAAATTTTCGAACAAATACCGAAGAAGGACGAGCAGAAGAGTTATGGTCGAGATTGAAAGTTGAGAAGCACATCCTCATAATTATCGACGACCTCTGGGACGAATTCAAATTGGAGAGTATCGGAATTCCATTTGGCGATGAACACAAGGGTTGTAAAATTCTTCTGACTACACGTCAACAGCAAGTCTGCAGTAAAATGAGGTGTCAGGAGGAAATTCAACTTGGCATCTTATCCAAAGACGAAGCATGGGTTTTATTTAAAGATCAAGCGGGTTTAGAAGATGACTGTTCCATCTTGAATGAGGTAGCCAAAGAGGTTGCTGGTGAATGTAAGGGATTGCCTCTTGCAATTGTAACCGTGGCAAAAGCTCTGAAAGATAGGAGTTTAGATGAGTGGAGAGACGCAAATCAGAGATTCAAGGACTCAACGCATTTCTATGATGAAGAAGTCCTCGGGGGTGTCCTCGAGCCTCTTAAGCTTAGCTACGATTATTTGAAGAAAGACAATAACCAAATGACGGTAAATCACATCCAAATGTGCTTCTTACTGTGTTCCCTTTTTCCTGAAGATGATGAAATCTGTACTGAGTTATTGATTATGTGTGGAATTGGAGTAGGATTGTTCCCTAATGTTTACTCAATTGAAGATAAAAGGAAGAAGATTGTTGAAGCACTAAAAAAACTCCAAAAATCTGGCTTCTTATTGGAAGCTGATTGTGCATATATGATGAGAATGCATGATGTGGTTCGAGATTTTGCTCATTGGCTAACATCAACCGGAGAAAATAGGTTCATGGTAAAAGATAAGTTGAAAGAATGGCCTGATATGGTTGAAAGTTTTGAATGTTATACTGCAATCGCTTTATGGAATTGTAGTAGTAACCTAAAAAATTTTCCTGACAAAGTGGAATTTTCAAAGCTCAAGACTTTGTTTCTTCAGGGGGAGCAGAAGGCTGATTCACTAGTGGTTTCCAGTACATTTTTTGAAGAAATGAAAGCCCTCCAAGTTCTATATCTCAGAAATGTTAGTTTCTCGCTGAAAGGATTTAATTCCTTACCAAATCTTTAA
- the LOC107902128 gene encoding uncharacterized protein encodes MRSLEILALISTGIDEISEELVKLSTLKYLRLSGVEATMKIPPKLVSRLISLQELHVKENDINLLELNSLSRLTALSLELSTNQFSQEDFVFPKLRRYHIVVDDCFSFWEELTIRRLTIQNFSSSLSAFNNLFCNVENLKWKKVSGRKNIVPSIGKKVLNELTSLELDSCDDMEFLIDITRDQGLTVAFSNLVELNIQSMVSLKGLCYDLSPSHHAIASLTRLKVVTIKSCPKLKTIFPPCVAQSMLCMEKLYISNCDGLEQVIGFALEEEVTKNDSRLYCCPKLRILKIKDCSSLKYVCANTSTQGLQSLESVKIRHSPQLMQIFKMEQNENGQDVVLPQRLVLSYVEIIWKTNMSALNEDCIVVGNHEKVFQGGHSFSRIKELCLVNLFEMLIIWSNFAQVVTLENLTTLLLIYCKKLRYIFLPTTARSLSHLTNITVTNCGNLKSLFPFGFVPILPKLQCLEVKRNSKLEQVFELEDELEVVAKEEMKFDKLRKLSLKELPSLIHFSPKGYHFVLSALEDLRVRDCPKLTTSFSIDSQEFVHCETKIDVIFVGFRKWSELIL; translated from the exons ATGAGAAGCCTTGAGATTCTTGCATTGATTTCGACTGGGATTGATGAGATAAGTGAAGAATTAGTGAAATTGTCTACACTGAAATATTTACGTCTTTCTGGTGTTGAAGCAACAATGAAAATCCCCCCCAAGTTGGTATCAAG GTTGATTTCACTACAAGAGTTACATGTGAAGGAAAACGATATCAACTTATTGGAGCTGAATTCATTGTCTCGTTTAACGGCACTATCACTGGAACTTTCTACTAATCAATTTTCTCAAGAAGATTTTGTGTTTCCTAAACTACGAAGGTACCATATAGTTGTAGATGATTGTTTTAGCTTTTGGGAAGAGCTAACCATTAGACGATTGACAATTCAAAACTTCTCGTCTTCATTGAGTgcatttaacaatttattttgcAATGTGGAAAACTTGAAGTGGAAGAAGGTTAGTGGACGGAAGAACATAGTGCCAAGCATAGGTAAAAAGGTACTAAATGAGTTGACTTCTTTAGAGCTTGATTCTTGCGACGATATGGAATTTTTGATTGATATAACAAGAGATCAAGGGCTAACTGTTGCATTCTCTAATTTGGTGGAATTAAATATACAAAGCATGGTTTCTTTGAAAGGGTTGTGTTATGATCTTTCTCCATCCCATCATGCAATTGCAAGCCTCACAAGACTAAAGGTTGTGACAATTAAATCTTGCcctaaactgaaaacaatcttcccaCCTTGCGTTGCTCAGAGTATGTTGTGTATGGAAAAACTCTACATAAGCAACTGCGATGGACTAGAGCAAGTAATTGGTTTTGCCCTAGAAGAAGAAGTTACTAAG AATGACTCTCGTCTTTATTGCTGCCCCAAATTAAGAATTCTTAAGATAAAAGATTGCAGTAGTTTAAAATATGTTTGTGCTAACACTTCGACTCAAGGGCTTCAATCATTGGAATCTGTCAAAATAAGGCATTCTCCTCAACTTATGCAAATCTTCAAGATGGAACAAAATGAGAATGGGCAAGATGTTGTGCTTCCTCAG AGATTGGTTCTTAGTTACGTGGAAATCATATGGAAAACTAATATGTCTGCATTGAATGAAGATTGTATAGTAGTTGGGAATCATGAAAAGGTATTTCAAGGTGGGCACTCATTCTCAAGGATAAAAGAATTGTGCTTGgtgaatttatttgaaatgcTGATTATATGGAGCAATTTTGCTCAAGTTGTAACCCTTGAGAACCTTACAACACTACTTTTGATATATTGCAAGAAGTtaagatatatatttttaccTACGACGGCTCGTAGTTTATCACATTTGACTAATATCACTGTTACAAATTGTGGAAATTTGAAAAGTCTCTTTCCCTTTGGATTTGTTCCTATTCTTCCAAAACTTCAATGTCTTGaagttaaaagaaattctaaattGGAACAAGTattcgaattagaagatgaactgGAAGTGGTAGCTAAAGAGGAgatgaaatttgataaattaagaAAGTTATCACTTAAAGAACTACCGAGCCTCATTCACTTCAGTCCCAAAGGATATCATTTTGTATTGTCAGCATTGGAAGATTTGAGAGTAAGAGATTGTCCTAAGTTGACTACTAGTTTCTCCATTGATTCACAGGAATTTGTGCATTGCGAAACAAAG ATTGATGTCATTTTTGTTGGGTTTAGAAAATGGAGTGAGCTGATTCTATAG